From one Magnolia sinica isolate HGM2019 chromosome 18, MsV1, whole genome shotgun sequence genomic stretch:
- the LOC131232462 gene encoding uncharacterized protein LOC131232462: MRHFQWTPTTTYIGYLGTWFYILPQRNMAFQGMTPTHGEQPNRAIQGMSLFQGDQPNMAFQGTIPPQGNLPNMAFQGMIPPHGNLPNMAFQGMAPPQGDQPNMAFQGMGPPHGGQPNMAFQGMVPPQGGQLNMAFPPGAPAYGGQPMAEMPEEDLRKTPKEMFRFAMNNQWEEVVNIYKEKPYTQSAKITSSEDTILHIAVTTDKMHAVEKLVKAVTNMRILELVNDRGNTALHLAAAMGNVGMCICMADRHSPLVAKRNKDGETPLFLAALHGKKNAFIYLHSKCPPTHGTDYWRRNDGNNILHVAISGEYFDLAYQIIKKYKTTEYPALDLVNFVNERGQSALHLLASNPSAFKSGSHLGRLECLIYHCIVVKRLEETPLHRVFDDESQRKHIVKMPENYTTCMQFYLLLRRLVHFSLGVPKWAQRCPPNQRDRENPDDARSGPTGGGGSSSGSKSRNNQSEGRSRNNHEHPFPPNYVTCYDFFELALVVLQVLGLGFIRTYKIKEKKQKHTWAVQIMEELVSQASSWEYNATGSKPQDSGLGLSMAGIFDGIEAAPFGNELFEGNDKKEEKGEKMGEILQKILNIFPTTDDELRRYGKNTVVMKMEDTQPHMYKLIMEMMKENEDDGGKETPILVAAKKGVKEMVEEILEKFPVAVRDEDKDGKNTVLLAVENRQPHVYKFLVQKYASYESIFQKMDNEGNSALHLAAMLGQNKPWLIPGAALQMQWEIKWYKFVKESMPRHFFTRLNNKGQTSKEVFTETHKELVKDGGAWLTNTSQSCSVVAALIATVAFATATAVPGGINESTGTPTLEGRPAFEVFAITSLIALCSSVTSLTMFLAILTSRYQEADFRRNLPAKLILGLTSLFVSIASILVSFCAGHFFVLKDRLKYAAFPVYGITCLPVTFFAAAQFPLYLDLIRSFLTSVPRRTYEVTSL; encoded by the exons ATGAGACATTTTCAATGGACGCCAACAACAACATATATTGGATACCTTGGCACTTGGTTTTATATCTTACCACAACGAAATATGGCATTTCAAGGTATGACACCTACCCATGGTGAACAACCAAACAGGGCAATTCAAGGTATGTCCCTGTTTCAAGGTGACCAACCTAACATGGCATTTCAAGGTACGATCCCTCCCCAAGGTAACTTACCAAACATGGCATTTCAAGGTATGATCCCTCCCCATGGTAACTTACCAAACATGGCATTTCAGGGTATGGCACCCCCACAAGGTGACCAACCAAACATGGCATTTCAAGGCATGGGACCTCCTCATGGTGGCCAGCCAAACATGGCATTTCAAGGTATGGTACCCCCCCAAGGTGGCCAACTAAACATGGCATTTCCACCGGGGGCGCCTGCCTATGGTGGCCAACCAATGGCGGAGATGCCTGAAGAAGACCTTAGGAAAACCCCGAAGGAAATGTTCCGGTTTGCCATGAACAATCAGTGGGAAGAAGTGGTGAACATTTACAAAGAAAAACCATACACCCAATCTGCCAAGATCACCAGTTCAGAAGACACAATATTACACATAGCAGTGACCACAGATAAGATGCATGCAGTAGAGAAGCTCGTGAAGGCGGTGACCAACATGAGAATCCTAGAGCTGGTGAATGACAGGGGCAACACTGCACTTCACTTAGCAGCGGCCATGGGGAATGTGGGGATGTGCATATGCATGGCAGATAGGCACTCTCCACTGGTCGCAAAACGCAACAAAGATGGTGAGACCCCACTCTTCTTGGCTGCTTTGCATGGCAAAAAGAATGCCTTCATCTATCTCCATTCCAAATGCCCCCCAACACATGGCACTGATTACTGGAGAAGGAATGATGGTAACAACATTCTTCATGTGGCCATTTCAGGGGAATACTTTG ATTTGGCCTACCAAATAATTAAAAAGTACAAAACGACCGAGTACCCAGCTTTGGATCTTGTCAACTTTGTGAATGAAAGAGGACAGTCAGCTCTGCATCTTCTAGCAAGCAATCCTTCTGCCTTCAAAAGTGGAAGTCACCTCGGACGACTTGAGTGCCTCATCTACCATT GTATTGTGGTCAAGCGGCTCGAAGAGACGCCTCTTCACCGCGTCTTTGATGATGAATCTCAAAGAAAACACATTGTCAAAATGCCAGAGAATTATACAACATGCATGCAATTCTATTTGCTGCTGCGAAGGCTGGTTCATTTCTCATTAGGAG TTCCCAAATGGGCGCAGCGATGTCCCCCAAACCAAAGAGACAGAGAGAACCCAGATGATGCGAGATCTGGACCAACAG GTGGTGGTGGTAGCAGTAGTGGTAGCAAAAGCAGAAACAATCAAAGTGAAGGAAGAAGTCGCAACAACCATGAACACCCATTTCCACCTAATTATGTCACGTGCTATGATTTCTTTGAGCTTGCACTGGTGGTCCTACAAGTTCTTGGATTAG GGTTTATAAGAACATACAAAATTAAAGAGAAGAAGCAAAAACATACATGGGCAGTTCAAATCATGGAAGAACTTGTTTCCCAAGCTTCCTCGTGGGAGTACAATGCAACTGGTAGTAAGCCCCAAGATAGCGGATTGGGCTTGTCGATGGCAGGCATTTTTGATGGGATAGAAGCGGCTCCTTTCGGAAATGAGTTGTTTGAGGGAAATgataaaaaagaggaaaaaggag AAAAGATGGGAGAAATTCtacagaaaattctgaacatcTTCCCAACAACAGATGACGAACTAAGACGTTATGGCAAGAATACAGTGGTCATGAAAATGGAGGATACACAACCACACATGTACAAGCTTATAATGGAAATGATgaaggagaatgaagatgatggaG GGAAGGAGACTCCAATCTTAGTGGCGGCAAAGAAGGGAGTGAAGGAGATGGTAGAGGAAATACTAGAAAAATTCCCTGTGGCAGTTCGAGACGAAGATAAGGATGGTAAGAACACAGTGCTCTTGGCAGTGGAGAATAGGCAGCCCCATGTGTACAAGTTCTTGGTGCAGAAATATGCTTCGTATGAGAGTATCTTTCAGAAAATGGATAATGAAGGGAACAGTGCCTTACACCTAGCAGCAATGCTAGGTCAGAATAAGCCCTGGCTCATCCCTGGTGCAGCTCTACAAATGCAGTGGGAGATAAAGTGGTACAAG tttGTGAAGGAATCTATGCCCCGCCATTTCTTTACACGCCTCAATAACAAAGGCCAGACATCCAAGGAGGTGTTTACCGAAACGCACAAAGAATTGGTTAAAGATGGTGGTGCATGGCTAACCAACACATCCCAATCATGCTCAGTCGTCGCGGCGCTTATTGCAACGGTTGCTTTTGCCACTGCCACGGCAGTTCCAGGAGGCATTAATGAATCAACAGGAACCCCAACACTTGAAGGCAGGCCAGCATTTGAGGTCTTTGCCATCACATCACTTATCGCACTATGCTCCTCTGTAACATCCCTAACCATGTTCCTTGCCATCCTTACTTCTCGCTACCAAGAAGCCGATTTTCGTAGAAACCTACCAGCGAAGTTGATTCTAGGCCTAACTTCTCTCTTTGTCTCAATTGCTTCCATTTTGGTTTCCTTTTGTGCTGGCCATTTCTTTGTCCTCAAAGATCGACTAAAGTATGCAGCCTTTCCTGTATATGGGATCACATGCTTACCTGTAACGTTTTTCGCAGCAGCACAGTTTCCACTCTACTTGGATCTTATAAGATCTTTTCTAACATCAGTACCACGGCGGACCTACGAGGTGACTTCTCTCTAA